From the genome of Myxococcales bacterium, one region includes:
- a CDS encoding acylneuraminate cytidylyltransferase family protein: protein MKAHSERLSGKNFREFCGKPLFRWVLDALLGVEEIDLVVINTDAREILASHGLEAGDRVQIRDRKDELCGDFVSMNLILEDDLRAVPADSYLMTHTTNPLLSRGTIQSALASYFEGKKEGLCDSLFTVNRFQTRFYRGDGSAVNHNPEQLLRTQDLEVWYEENSNLYIFDRESFAQTHARIGSEPKFFESPLCEAVDIDDAASWHLAELIARGMTGEAS from the coding sequence ATGAAGGCGCACAGTGAACGGCTCTCGGGCAAGAATTTCCGAGAGTTTTGCGGCAAGCCACTGTTTCGCTGGGTGCTCGACGCGTTGCTCGGTGTCGAAGAAATCGATCTGGTCGTAATCAATACCGACGCCCGAGAGATCCTGGCGAGCCACGGTCTGGAGGCGGGCGACCGAGTGCAGATTCGCGACCGCAAGGACGAACTGTGCGGCGACTTCGTCAGCATGAATCTCATTCTCGAAGACGACCTCCGGGCCGTGCCCGCCGACAGCTACCTGATGACCCACACGACCAACCCGCTGCTGAGTCGCGGCACCATCCAAAGCGCACTCGCGAGCTACTTCGAGGGAAAGAAGGAAGGGCTCTGCGATTCGCTCTTCACCGTCAACAGGTTCCAGACTCGCTTCTATCGCGGTGATGGCAGCGCGGTCAATCACAACCCCGAGCAGTTGCTTCGTACCCAGGATCTCGAAGTCTGGTACGAGGAAAATTCGAACCTCTACATCTTCGATCGCGAGAGCTTTGCGCAGACGCACGCCCGCATCGGTAGCGAACCGAAGTTCTTCGAATCGCCGCTCTGCGAGGCGGTCGACATCGACGACGCCGCGAGCTGGCACCTGGCCGAGTTGATCGCACGGGGCATGACGGGAGAAGCCTCGTGA
- a CDS encoding phosphoglycerate dehydrogenase, producing the protein MKILITCPPMLGFIEQFAPLMRERGLDFDAPSLTQTMPERELEKCIGDYDGWIIGDDPATRAVFQAGVRGNLKAAVKWGVGIDNVDMAAARELGIPIANTPQMFGDEVADVALGYLIGLARDLFVIDRSVRDGGWDKRRGISLSGKCAALVGFGDIGRALARRLVAIGMKVIAYDPNFVPQPGLEAIESAVWPDRLEEADALLFTCALNEKNHHMLGPAELARVNPGLRVVNVSRGGLINESALISALEQERVHSVALDVFETEPLPERSHLRAFGDRVVFGAHNASNTEDAVIRASYRALDLLCGFLGIPVSDTSP; encoded by the coding sequence GTGAAGATTTTGATCACCTGCCCGCCGATGCTGGGATTCATCGAGCAGTTTGCCCCGCTGATGCGCGAACGGGGCCTGGACTTCGATGCCCCCAGCCTCACCCAGACCATGCCCGAACGAGAACTCGAGAAGTGCATTGGTGATTACGACGGTTGGATCATCGGGGACGATCCCGCGACTCGGGCGGTCTTCCAGGCCGGCGTGCGCGGAAACCTCAAGGCCGCGGTCAAGTGGGGGGTCGGAATCGACAACGTCGATATGGCGGCTGCCCGGGAACTCGGAATCCCCATTGCCAACACGCCGCAGATGTTCGGCGATGAAGTCGCCGATGTTGCGCTCGGATACTTGATCGGACTCGCCCGAGATCTATTCGTCATCGATCGATCGGTTCGCGATGGGGGATGGGATAAGCGCCGGGGAATTTCGCTGTCGGGAAAGTGTGCCGCGCTGGTCGGTTTCGGCGACATCGGTCGTGCACTGGCGCGGCGGTTGGTCGCGATTGGCATGAAAGTCATTGCTTACGATCCAAACTTTGTGCCTCAGCCGGGGCTCGAAGCGATCGAATCCGCAGTCTGGCCGGATCGACTCGAAGAAGCCGACGCGTTGTTGTTCACCTGTGCGCTGAACGAGAAGAACCATCACATGCTCGGTCCGGCAGAACTCGCACGGGTAAATCCCGGCCTGCGTGTCGTCAATGTGTCCCGGGGTGGGCTGATCAATGAATCGGCCCTGATCAGCGCGCTCGAGCAGGAGCGTGTTCACTCCGTTGCGCTGGATGTCTTTGAGACGGAGCCGTTGCCCGAGCGATCGCATTTGCGTGCCTTTGGCGATCGGGTCGTATTTGGTGCGCACAATGCTTCCAATACCGAGGACGCCGTGATCCGCGCAAGCTATCGCGCTCTCGACCTGCTCTGCGGGTTCCTCGGTATTCCGGTCTCGGACACCTCCCCATGA
- a CDS encoding glycosyltransferase, whose protein sequence is MLVSIIIRTLDEERHLQSLLEGIESQETPGLEVETVLVDSGSEDRTLEIAEEYGCKIEHISREDFSFGRSLNQGCARSQGEILVFVSGHCVPCDAHWLARLCEPIRDGRVQYVYGAQYAGPTTRFSEARLFERQYPETSAVPQQGIFCNNANAALRRDVWDKFQFATHCSGLEDMELAKRITRAGHAIGYEAGAKVFHHHDERWKEIRWRFEREALALQEILPDVHISRMDFARYFVSAVAHDLARAREQGIAIRKLHEIVCFRWQQYLGSYRGNHKLRMLSRRIKDQYFYPKRIDLSDHVDDARPDTGAHRE, encoded by the coding sequence ATGCTGGTGAGCATCATCATTCGCACGCTGGACGAGGAACGGCACCTTCAGTCGTTGCTCGAAGGAATCGAGTCCCAGGAGACTCCGGGTCTCGAGGTTGAAACCGTGCTGGTCGATTCCGGGTCGGAGGATCGAACCCTCGAGATCGCCGAGGAGTACGGCTGCAAGATCGAACACATTTCGCGCGAAGACTTCAGCTTCGGACGTTCGCTAAACCAGGGCTGTGCTCGGAGCCAGGGCGAAATTCTGGTCTTCGTAAGCGGCCACTGCGTCCCCTGCGATGCGCACTGGCTCGCGCGCCTCTGCGAGCCCATCCGGGACGGTCGAGTGCAGTACGTCTACGGAGCACAGTACGCCGGGCCGACGACCCGCTTTAGCGAGGCTCGGTTGTTTGAACGGCAATACCCGGAGACCAGTGCCGTCCCCCAACAGGGAATATTCTGCAACAACGCAAACGCCGCGCTGCGACGCGATGTCTGGGACAAGTTTCAATTTGCGACCCATTGCTCGGGTCTCGAAGACATGGAGTTGGCGAAGCGGATTACTCGAGCGGGTCACGCGATTGGCTATGAGGCCGGGGCCAAGGTCTTCCATCACCACGACGAGCGCTGGAAGGAAATTCGCTGGCGGTTCGAACGCGAAGCCCTGGCACTTCAAGAAATCTTGCCGGACGTGCACATCAGTCGGATGGATTTTGCGCGCTACTTCGTGAGCGCGGTGGCGCACGACCTGGCTCGGGCCCGGGAGCAGGGAATCGCGATTCGCAAACTCCACGAAATCGTTTGCTTTCGCTGGCAGCAGTATCTCGGGTCTTATCGCGGCAATCACAAGCTGCGGATGCTCTCGCGCCGAATCAAGGATCAATACTTCTATCCGAAGCGGATCGATCTCTCCGATCATGTTGACGATGCTCGCCCGGATACCGGAGCCCATCGTGAGTGA
- a CDS encoding SDR family oxidoreductase — protein sequence MKTALITGAAGGIGQALCLAFRRAGYRVVGTDLKPDAHDGNDGPDCDAFVCADLLSIVQDEQIQCDVVQSLRAALGTTELTVLVNNAALQVVGRAADLTVRDWQRSLDTNVVAPFALIQGLLPELKRARGSVVNIASVHAQLTKPGFAAYATSKAALVGLTKSLAVDLEGSVRVNCISPAATETPMLVAGFNGREEALAQLAQCHPQGRIAAPDEVARVAVFLASDDASFVNGAVLDVNGGIGARLHDPE from the coding sequence ATGAAGACCGCGCTGATCACCGGGGCCGCCGGCGGAATTGGACAAGCGCTCTGCCTGGCGTTTCGCCGGGCGGGATATCGCGTGGTCGGAACGGACCTGAAGCCCGATGCGCACGACGGCAATGACGGTCCGGACTGCGATGCCTTCGTCTGTGCCGATCTCTTGTCGATCGTGCAAGACGAGCAAATCCAATGCGACGTCGTCCAGAGTCTACGAGCAGCACTCGGGACGACGGAATTGACGGTCTTGGTGAACAATGCGGCGCTTCAGGTCGTCGGGCGTGCAGCAGACCTGACCGTTCGCGACTGGCAGCGCAGTCTCGACACCAACGTCGTCGCCCCCTTTGCGTTGATCCAAGGGCTGTTGCCCGAACTCAAGAGGGCGCGGGGCTCGGTGGTGAACATTGCGAGTGTTCACGCGCAGCTCACCAAGCCCGGCTTTGCGGCCTATGCGACGAGCAAGGCCGCGCTGGTCGGACTCACGAAGAGCCTGGCGGTCGATCTCGAGGGTTCGGTACGCGTGAACTGCATCAGTCCTGCGGCCACCGAAACGCCAATGCTCGTCGCAGGTTTCAACGGTCGCGAAGAAGCCCTCGCGCAACTCGCGCAGTGTCATCCGCAGGGCCGGATCGCTGCGCCCGACGAAGTCGCCCGGGTCGCGGTGTTTCTGGCGAGTGACGATGCATCGTTCGTGAATGGCGCGGTCCTCGATGTCAACGGAGGGATCGGGGCCCGGCTCCACGATCCGGAGTAG
- a CDS encoding MBL fold metallo-hydrolase, producing MGIELSWLGQSGVRLNANGIVLYVDPYLSDSVENVHGPEYRRQRPIPMAPAEVDDADYVLITHEHLDHCDPETLPAIAVASPGCSFLAPRELRKTLLGFGIGEERILPADESWLSLGPGVQVHPVPAAHPAVERDGDGCLRYLGFVIDCGGKRIYHAGDTSPHEHVIEALNALAPIAVAILPVNEFNFFRSRKGIVGNMSVREAFGLAEEIGAEMVVPVHWDMFAPNCTYPEEIELIYDKLEPPFELCFEPSEF from the coding sequence GTGGGAATCGAGCTTAGCTGGCTGGGACAGTCTGGAGTCAGGCTGAACGCCAATGGCATTGTTCTTTATGTCGATCCCTACCTCTCTGACTCGGTCGAGAATGTCCACGGTCCCGAGTATCGGCGTCAGCGGCCAATCCCGATGGCGCCTGCCGAAGTCGATGACGCCGACTATGTACTGATTACCCACGAGCATCTCGATCACTGCGATCCCGAGACCCTTCCCGCAATCGCCGTCGCTTCGCCCGGGTGTTCGTTTCTGGCGCCCCGGGAACTTCGGAAAACGCTGCTCGGATTTGGCATTGGCGAGGAGAGAATCCTGCCCGCAGACGAGTCTTGGTTATCGCTTGGGCCCGGAGTTCAGGTGCATCCAGTTCCCGCAGCGCACCCGGCCGTGGAACGCGATGGAGACGGTTGCCTCCGCTACTTGGGGTTCGTGATCGATTGTGGGGGAAAGAGGATCTATCACGCGGGGGACACGTCACCCCACGAACACGTGATCGAAGCGCTGAACGCGCTCGCGCCCATTGCTGTGGCCATCTTGCCGGTCAACGAATTCAATTTCTTCCGCAGTCGAAAGGGAATCGTCGGGAACATGAGCGTGCGTGAAGCTTTTGGCCTGGCCGAAGAAATTGGAGCCGAGATGGTGGTGCCTGTTCACTGGGACATGTTTGCGCCGAACTGCACCTACCCTGAAGAAATCGAGTTGATATACGACAAGTTGGAGCCCCCTTTTGAACTCTGTTTCGAACCGTCGGAGTTCTAG